The genomic segment AAGCGGCTTTGTGTCCGGAATTGCGTGAAAACCTATAACGCGGATAAGCCCTTCAAGGCGTTGTCGGTGATCTCGTCTGGCGTGGCGTCGATACTGACCGTGACAACGCCGGGTTCTCCGGTTGGCACTTCCAGCGTGGCGAGCTGCGTCTTCAAGAGCGAAAGCGGCATGAAGTGGCCGGTGCGCGCCCCCATGCGTTCGGTCAGAAGCGCTTCGCTGCCTTCGAGATAGACAAAGGCCAAGGGGCCGCCGCAGGCGCCACGCAGGCGGTCGCGATAGGTCCTCTTGAGGGCAGAGCAAGAAACGACGATGCCACCTGCTTCAAATCCTTTGCGCAGTTCAGCCCCGACGAGATCAAGCCATGGCCAGCGGTCATCATCGGTGAGCGGCGTCCCGGCAGCCATTTTCTCGACATTGGAGGCCGGGTGAAGCTTGTCACCCTCCATAAAGGGAATGCCCAACCGTTCTGCCAGCTCTTCGCCAACGGTAGACTTGCCGCAACCGCTGACGCCCATGACGATGATTGCCTGTTTCACGATGACCTCTGCATTTCAAATTCGATCTTCATCCGCTTACAGCATGAGGCTATCGGGCGGACATCTTTTCTCTTCACAAATCAGTAGCCCGCACGCCGGGCCGCCTTTGCCTCCAGCATGGATAGCCCGCTATGGATCAGCACGGCAAGGGCTGCGACGATCATACCGCCCTGAAGAATGAAAGCGAGATTGTTGGATTGCAGCCCGGCAATGATGACTTCGCCCAGCGTGCGTGCCGCAACCGTCGAGCCAATGGTGGCGGTGGACAGACTGATGACGGCAGACAGGCGGATACCTGCTAGGATGGCGGGAAGCGCGAGCGGCAGCTCGATCCGCCACAGGCGCTGGAAGCCGGTCATGCCAGACCCACGCGCCGCTTCGACAATAGCGGGGGGAAGGGTGGTGAGGCCGGTGATCGTGTTTTCGAAGATCGGCAGCAGGGCATAGAGAAACAGCGCCATCAGCGTCGGCTTCTCGCCAAAGCCCATGATCGGCACGGCAAGCGCCAGCACCGCGACGGGCGGAAAGGTCTGGCCGATATTGACGATACTGCGTGACAGCGGCAGGAATTCCCGCCCGAATGGCCGGGTGACGAGAATGGCCAACGTCCCGGCGATGATGATGGCCGCACCCGTAGCAATCGCGACCGTCGTCAGATGAGACAGCGTTAGCGAGAGAAGATTGGCCTGTATGTAGATGGCCGGAGCATTGGTCTGAACAAGAGGCTTGAACACGGGTTCGAAAAGCTCTGGCTTCACGAGGAAGGTTATGAGCAAGAGGCTGAGTGCGGCCAGCAGAAAGGGACCAAGCCGCTTTGTCATGCAGACCCCGCCGCATTGTGCAGCAAGACCTCGCGGCGAATGCGCCCTGCCGCCTGTCCATCCGGTCCGGTTACGGGAAGCATGTCACGTCCGGTCCACAGCATGGCCGACAGCGCATCGCGTTGGCTGGTCGCTGCAGGCAAAGGCTCACCTTCGGCCTCTCCCGGCTCCACGATCTCGCCGACGGTTGCGACCGATAGCAGCCGCAGCGGTCTCTCCCTCTCACCGATCATGGTGCGCACGAAATCCGTCGCCGGTTTGCGCACCAGTTCGGCGGGTTTGCCGTATTGAACGATTTTGCCCTTGTCCATGACGGCGATGCGGTCTGCCAGATGAAAGGCCTCGTCCATATCATGGGTCACGAGCACGATGGTAACGCCAAGCTTTTTCTGGATCGCCAGCAAATCGTCCTGCGCCTTGGCGCGGATGATTGGGTCCAGCGCGCCGAAGGGCTCGTCCATCAGGAGAATATTCGGCTCTGCCGCCAGCGCGCGGGCCACACCGACGCGCTGCTGCTGGCCGCCAGAGAGCTCGTTGGGAAAGCGGTTTGCGTAAAGGGCCGGGTCGAGCTGAAAAAGCTCCAGAAGTTCGGTCACTTTGGCATCGATCCGGGAACGGTCCCAGCCGATCAGTTCGGGAACGGTGGCAATGTTCTGCGCCACGGTGCGG from the Agrobacterium vaccinii genome contains:
- a CDS encoding gluconokinase, whose amino-acid sequence is MGVSGCGKSTVGEELAERLGIPFMEGDKLHPASNVEKMAAGTPLTDDDRWPWLDLVGAELRKGFEAGGIVVSCSALKRTYRDRLRGACGGPLAFVYLEGSEALLTERMGARTGHFMPLSLLKTQLATLEVPTGEPGVVTVSIDATPDEITDNALKGLSAL
- a CDS encoding ABC transporter permease — encoded protein: MTKRLGPFLLAALSLLLITFLVKPELFEPVFKPLVQTNAPAIYIQANLLSLTLSHLTTVAIATGAAIIIAGTLAILVTRPFGREFLPLSRSIVNIGQTFPPVAVLALAVPIMGFGEKPTLMALFLYALLPIFENTITGLTTLPPAIVEAARGSGMTGFQRLWRIELPLALPAILAGIRLSAVISLSTATIGSTVAARTLGEVIIAGLQSNNLAFILQGGMIVAALAVLIHSGLSMLEAKAARRAGY
- a CDS encoding ABC transporter ATP-binding protein; this translates as MIEVENLTKDYDGATVVDNVSLTIDARSITVIVGTSGSGKTTLLRMINRLVEPTSGIIRIDGQNILDMPGYQLRRSIGYAIQGHGLFPHRTVAQNIATVPELIGWDRSRIDAKVTELLELFQLDPALYANRFPNELSGGQQQRVGVARALAAEPNILLMDEPFGALDPIIRAKAQDDLLAIQKKLGVTIVLVTHDMDEAFHLADRIAVMDKGKIVQYGKPAELVRKPATDFVRTMIGERERPLRLLSVATVGEIVEPGEAEGEPLPAATSQRDALSAMLWTGRDMLPVTGPDGQAAGRIRREVLLHNAAGSA